A stretch of Blattabacterium cuenoti DNA encodes these proteins:
- a CDS encoding UDP-N-acetylmuramoyl-L-alanyl-D-glutamate--2,6-diaminopimelate ligase: protein MKKRLEDLLKEVQVLEIIGKNTSKKIIEGISITSKSIRKNYIFFSKKWKKKDKHKFVTDAITKGSNTIVCEKKPILIHKEIVYIIVPDSMEALGIISSNFYDHPTKKIKLVGITGTNGKTSVATILYQLFSRMGEKSVLISTMGIKILSKKYSTNHTTPDVIEINKYLNKSIKKGCRYAFMEVSSHGIHQKRISGLFFQVGVFTNITHDHLDYHRSFDHYLSTKRFFFENLSKKSFALINSDDKNSRKIIKNILAKTYFYGIKKNANFQIKILKKNINGNQLLIDGYQLFTNLIGEFNVSNLLASYATSIILGKKKDEIINKIKKIKPIKGRFEQFMSPSGIRIIVDYAHNPDGLRTILNTLKKIKKNEGKLICVIGCGGNRDIKKRSLMGKIVYETCDRSIFTSDNPREEDVEKILGDMKNFKSSIKKESILTIVNRKEAIKTAIQIAKKKDVILIAGKGHENYQEIKGKKYPFNDMKITKHLLKNL from the coding sequence ATGAAAAAAAGATTAGAAGATCTTTTAAAAGAAGTACAAGTGTTAGAAATAATAGGAAAAAATACTTCTAAAAAAATTATAGAAGGAATTTCTATTACTTCTAAAAGTATCCGAAAAAATTATATTTTTTTTTCTAAAAAATGGAAAAAAAAAGATAAACATAAATTTGTTACAGATGCTATAACGAAAGGTTCTAATACTATAGTTTGTGAAAAAAAACCAATTTTAATTCATAAAGAAATCGTCTATATAATTGTTCCAGATTCCATGGAAGCTCTAGGAATCATTAGTTCTAATTTTTATGATCATCCTACAAAAAAAATAAAATTAGTAGGAATTACAGGAACAAATGGTAAAACCTCTGTAGCCACTATTCTTTATCAATTATTTTCTAGGATGGGAGAAAAAAGTGTTCTTATTTCTACTATGGGGATTAAAATATTATCTAAAAAATATTCTACTAACCATACAACACCGGATGTTATTGAAATTAATAAGTATTTAAATAAATCAATTAAAAAAGGATGCCGATATGCTTTTATGGAAGTTAGTTCACATGGAATACATCAAAAAAGAATTTCAGGATTATTCTTTCAAGTAGGAGTTTTTACTAATATAACTCATGATCATTTAGACTATCATAGATCTTTTGATCATTATCTATCTACAAAAAGATTTTTTTTTGAAAATTTGTCTAAAAAATCTTTTGCATTAATTAATTCCGATGATAAAAATTCGCGTAAGATTATAAAAAATATTTTAGCTAAAACTTATTTCTATGGAATAAAAAAAAATGCAAATTTTCAAATTAAAATTTTGAAAAAAAATATTAATGGAAATCAATTATTAATCGATGGATATCAACTTTTTACTAATTTAATAGGAGAATTTAATGTTTCTAATCTATTAGCTAGTTACGCGACCTCTATTATACTAGGAAAAAAAAAAGATGAAATTATAAATAAAATAAAGAAAATAAAACCTATAAAAGGCCGTTTTGAACAATTCATGAGTCCTTCAGGAATTCGTATTATTGTGGATTATGCTCATAATCCAGATGGATTAAGAACTATTTTAAATACCTTAAAAAAAATAAAAAAAAATGAAGGAAAATTAATTTGTGTCATAGGTTGTGGAGGGAACAGAGATATAAAAAAACGTTCTTTAATGGGAAAAATAGTTTATGAAACGTGTGATAGATCTATTTTTACATCCGATAATCCTAGAGAGGAGGATGTAGAAAAGATATTAGGAGATATGAAAAATTTTAAATCATCTATCAAAAAAGAATCTATTTTAACTATTGTTAACCGAAAAGAAGCTATTAAAACTGCAATTCAAATTGCAAAAAAAAAAGATGTTATTCTGATTGCTGGAAAAGGACACGAAAATTATCAAGAAATAAAAGGGAAAAAGTATCCCTTTAATGATATGAAGATCACTAAACATTTATTAAAAAATTTGTGA
- the mraY gene encoding phospho-N-acetylmuramoyl-pentapeptide-transferase: protein MIIHILKNVMILNLYFSININSVFFRSVIAFFLSFFLSLFLYKKIICWNKKNSVIGEHIRDLGLLGQKEKEGTPTMGGIIMILSTLISTIIFSSLNNIYVIILIITMLFMGGLGFLDDFIKIKYNKKGLSIMGKILGQILLGFFIGSIMSFNTSIFLSKKEDGFKTTIPIFYTYHHNNQKEFDYASILSWYNKEWKKYAWGVSIPIFMIIIIFFSNGANITDGIDGLTAGISSIIFSTLSLLSIISSSKIYSSYFHLIYIPNIEEILIFSFSFLGTLISFLWYNTYPSQIFMGDTGSLTIGGVIAILAIINRKELTLPILGGIFFIENISVIIQVLYFRYYKKKYGIEKRIFLMAPLHHHFQKLGYHENKIFYRFMIIQIMLSILLVFILLVK, encoded by the coding sequence ATGATTATTCATATTTTGAAAAATGTAATGATTCTTAATCTATATTTTTCTATCAATATAAATTCTGTTTTTTTCAGATCTGTGATTGCTTTTTTTTTATCATTTTTTCTATCTTTATTTCTTTATAAAAAAATTATATGTTGGAATAAAAAAAATAGTGTTATAGGAGAACACATACGTGATTTAGGACTCCTTGGACAAAAAGAAAAAGAAGGGACTCCAACAATGGGTGGAATTATAATGATACTTTCTACATTAATTTCTACAATTATTTTTTCTTCTTTGAATAATATATATGTTATCATATTGATTATTACTATGTTATTTATGGGAGGGTTAGGTTTTTTAGATGATTTTATTAAGATAAAATACAATAAAAAAGGGCTTAGTATAATGGGTAAAATATTAGGTCAAATTCTATTAGGATTTTTTATTGGAAGCATTATGTCTTTTAATACTTCTATTTTTTTATCTAAAAAAGAAGATGGGTTTAAAACTACGATTCCCATTTTTTATACATATCATCATAATAATCAAAAGGAATTTGATTATGCTAGTATTTTAAGTTGGTATAATAAAGAATGGAAAAAATACGCATGGGGAGTTTCGATCCCTATATTCATGATAATCATCATATTTTTCTCTAATGGAGCTAATATAACTGATGGAATTGACGGGTTAACAGCTGGAATTTCTTCTATTATTTTTTCTACCTTATCTTTATTATCTATAATTTCTAGTAGTAAAATATATTCATCTTATTTTCATTTAATTTATATTCCTAATATAGAAGAAATTCTTATATTTTCTTTTTCATTTTTAGGAACTTTGATAAGTTTTCTTTGGTATAATACCTATCCTTCTCAAATTTTCATGGGGGATACTGGTAGCCTAACTATAGGAGGAGTTATAGCTATATTAGCTATTATAAACAGAAAAGAATTGACATTACCTATTTTAGGTGGAATTTTTTTTATAGAAAATATTTCTGTTATAATACAAGTATTGTATTTTAGATATTATAAAAAAAAGTATGGGATAGAAAAACGAATTTTTCTTATGGCACCTTTACATCATCATTTTCAAAAACTAGGATATCATGAAAATAAAATTTTTTACCGTTTTATGATTATTCAAATTATGCTTTCTATATTATTAGTATTTATTTTATTAGTAAAATAA
- a CDS encoding FtsW/RodA/SpoVE family cell cycle protein has translation MTKVDVFLNKYLKGDRYLWAFISLLAIFSFLPVYSASTNLVSTYGETHTVFRYLLKHTLFLLVGFCILFFTQFIDYKYFYHISILLIPFVFILLVFTISQGKKLDGVNASRWLHIPIINVSFQTSSIAGLVLFIYCARYLSEKKRERINFINSFFPLLFPIFFIIGLIFPANGSTAAILFISVLILLFIGGYPFTGIIVVLLMGILFAGIYVFSVIKWGYKNPMPINRVYTWKSRIEKFLDNESEESYQMKQSKMAIVLGNKFGRGPGKSILKAFLPQSSSDFIYSIIIEEYGSIGGVILLFIYLLIMLRIMVIATKVQNYFCSLLVLAVGFPIINQALINMGIAVGLFPVTGQTLPLISAGGTSMWVTFFSFGIILSVSRMVYENNNNKKNIIVDHES, from the coding sequence ATGACAAAAGTAGATGTTTTTTTGAATAAATATCTAAAAGGAGATAGATATTTATGGGCTTTTATATCTTTACTTGCTATATTTTCTTTTTTGCCGGTATATTCCGCTAGTACAAATTTGGTTAGTACATATGGAGAAACACATACCGTTTTTCGTTATTTATTAAAGCATACTCTTTTTTTATTAGTAGGTTTTTGCATTCTTTTTTTTACTCAATTTATAGACTATAAATATTTTTACCATATATCTATACTTTTGATTCCATTTGTTTTTATTTTATTAGTATTCACTATAAGTCAAGGAAAAAAATTAGATGGAGTCAATGCTTCTCGTTGGTTACACATTCCCATTATCAATGTCTCCTTTCAAACTTCCAGTATAGCTGGATTGGTCCTTTTTATTTATTGTGCTAGATATTTATCTGAAAAAAAGAGAGAACGGATTAATTTTATAAATTCTTTTTTTCCTCTATTATTTCCTATTTTTTTTATTATTGGACTTATTTTTCCTGCTAATGGTTCTACTGCGGCTATTCTTTTTATTTCTGTTTTAATTTTACTTTTTATAGGAGGATATCCATTCACAGGAATAATAGTAGTTTTATTGATGGGGATTTTATTTGCAGGAATATATGTTTTTTCTGTTATAAAATGGGGGTATAAGAACCCTATGCCTATAAATAGAGTTTATACATGGAAAAGTCGTATAGAAAAATTTTTAGATAATGAATCTGAAGAAAGTTATCAAATGAAACAATCTAAAATGGCTATTGTTTTAGGAAATAAATTTGGTCGTGGACCTGGAAAAAGTATTTTAAAAGCTTTTCTTCCACAATCTTCTTCTGATTTTATTTATTCTATTATAATAGAAGAATATGGATCTATTGGAGGAGTTATTCTTTTATTTATTTATTTACTAATTATGCTTAGAATTATGGTTATAGCTACGAAAGTACAGAATTATTTTTGTTCATTATTAGTCCTAGCTGTAGGATTTCCTATTATTAATCAGGCACTTATTAATATGGGGATAGCTGTAGGGTTATTTCCAGTTACAGGACAAACTTTACCACTGATTAGTGCTGGAGGGACTTCTATGTGGGTTACTTTTTTTAGTTTTGGAATCATATTAAGTGTTAGTAGAATGGTATATGAAAATAATAATAACAAAAAAAATATTATAGTTGATCATGAATCATGA
- the murG gene encoding undecaprenyldiphospho-muramoylpentapeptide beta-N-acetylglucosaminyltransferase, with product MNHDLFSPKIIIGSGGTGGHIYTGIAIAEELKRKIPKSNILFIGSKHHMEMQEIPKFGYSIKGICISGGKDKFFSISGFILFVQLIYSFFLVNKIIKKFSPDIVVGTGGFVSFPTLYAAKKNKIPILIQEQNSFPGLTNRIFSRYANKVCIAYDQAKKFFPPKKTITTGNPVRYEILQKLPSKEEACIHLGLKVDRPIILSIGGSQGSYSINNAWIKGLKKLIELDIQLIWQIGKFDIHRIKKNKGAHHSNFILMDFIEKIPMCYSAADIIISRAGALTISEICLIGKPYILIPFPWSSDDHQKKNAKILEEKKAAIIIKDEEVEYKLVDYTIQLMNDSNMKKKMRKNILQLGKPKATNDIVNEILQIIL from the coding sequence ATGAATCATGACCTTTTTTCCCCAAAAATTATTATTGGAAGTGGAGGCACTGGAGGGCATATATATACAGGAATAGCTATTGCAGAAGAGCTTAAAAGAAAAATTCCAAAATCCAATATTTTGTTTATTGGATCTAAACATCATATGGAAATGCAAGAAATTCCTAAGTTTGGATACTCTATTAAAGGAATTTGTATTTCAGGTGGAAAAGATAAATTTTTTTCTATATCAGGTTTCATTTTATTTGTACAATTAATATATAGTTTTTTTTTAGTAAATAAAATTATTAAGAAATTTTCTCCGGATATAGTTGTTGGTACAGGTGGATTTGTCAGCTTTCCTACTTTATATGCTGCAAAAAAAAATAAAATACCTATTCTTATTCAAGAACAGAATTCTTTTCCTGGATTAACCAATAGAATATTTTCTCGTTATGCTAATAAGGTATGTATTGCTTATGATCAAGCAAAAAAATTTTTTCCACCAAAAAAAACTATTACAACTGGAAATCCAGTTAGATATGAAATATTACAAAAATTACCTAGTAAAGAAGAAGCTTGTATTCATTTAGGATTAAAAGTAGATCGACCTATTATTTTATCTATAGGTGGGAGTCAAGGTTCCTATAGTATCAATAATGCTTGGATAAAAGGATTGAAAAAATTAATAGAATTAGATATACAACTTATTTGGCAAATTGGAAAATTTGATATTCATCGAATAAAAAAAAATAAAGGGGCTCATCATTCTAATTTTATTTTAATGGATTTTATTGAAAAAATACCGATGTGTTATTCTGCTGCAGATATTATTATATCTAGAGCTGGAGCTTTAACTATATCGGAAATATGTTTAATAGGAAAACCATATATATTAATTCCTTTTCCTTGGTCTTCTGACGATCATCAAAAGAAAAATGCTAAAATACTAGAAGAAAAAAAAGCCGCTATAATTATTAAAGATGAGGAAGTAGAGTATAAACTAGTTGATTATACTATTCAACTTATGAATGATTCCAATATGAAAAAAAAAATGAGAAAAAACATTTTGCAATTAGGAAAACCGAAGGCAACAAACGATATAGTAAATGAAATTTTACAAATTATTTTATGA
- a CDS encoding UDP-N-acetylmuramate--L-alanine ligase: MNLNQFDSFYFIGIGGIGMSSLARYFHSIGKIVYGHDQNRTCLTKQLEKEGIFINYHDSIERLPKWILSKRCLIVYTPAIPNYHKQWTFLKKYGKNLKKRSQVLALITEKAICIAIGGTHGKTTTSTLLGHILYHAGVSFTAFLGGISENYQSNIILNGTKFFLVEADEFDYSFLCLSPNVSCITSLDQDHVDIYPKKETLKKAYIDFSNRIKKPYKKIFLCKEESFLSKNAIYYSIEGKANYYSNHLFMKKNKWYFDFHTPTETWKHLPLPIPGKHNLKNVTAALSISDYLKINKEKARKALFLFKGIQRRYSIHYHKKKIYIDDYAHHPTAINALIHTVRVCFPGKKILGIFQPHLFSRTKFFEESFARSLEKLDKLILLDIYPSREFSINGINSNSLFKKIKMSYKNKERSTIYKVLGKIEKKHFDILLTIGAGDIDTLIIPIKKWLYKQYG; the protein is encoded by the coding sequence ATGAATTTAAATCAATTTGATTCTTTTTATTTCATCGGAATTGGAGGAATAGGAATGAGTTCTCTAGCTAGATATTTTCATTCTATTGGAAAGATAGTTTATGGTCATGATCAAAATAGGACTTGTTTAACAAAACAATTAGAAAAAGAAGGAATTTTCATTAATTATCACGATAGTATCGAAAGATTACCAAAATGGATTCTCTCTAAAAGATGTTTAATTGTATATACCCCAGCTATTCCTAATTATCATAAACAATGGACTTTTTTAAAAAAATATGGAAAAAATTTAAAAAAACGTTCTCAAGTATTAGCTCTAATTACAGAAAAAGCAATTTGTATTGCTATAGGGGGAACACATGGAAAAACAACCACTTCCACTTTATTAGGACACATTTTGTATCATGCAGGAGTTTCCTTTACTGCTTTTTTAGGAGGTATATCTGAAAATTATCAATCTAATATCATATTGAATGGAACTAAATTTTTTTTGGTAGAAGCGGACGAATTTGACTATTCTTTCTTATGTTTATCCCCTAATGTTTCGTGTATTACGTCATTAGATCAAGATCATGTTGATATTTATCCAAAAAAAGAAACTTTAAAAAAAGCTTATATAGATTTTTCAAATAGAATTAAAAAACCATATAAAAAAATCTTTCTTTGTAAAGAAGAATCTTTTTTATCAAAAAACGCTATCTATTATTCGATAGAAGGAAAAGCCAATTATTATTCAAATCATCTTTTTATGAAAAAGAATAAATGGTATTTTGATTTTCATACTCCTACAGAAACATGGAAACATTTACCCTTACCTATTCCAGGAAAACATAATTTAAAAAACGTTACAGCAGCACTATCTATATCTGATTATCTAAAAATTAATAAAGAAAAAGCAAGAAAAGCTTTATTTTTATTTAAAGGAATTCAAAGAAGATATTCTATCCATTATCATAAAAAAAAGATATATATAGATGATTATGCCCATCATCCTACAGCAATCAATGCTTTAATTCATACGGTAAGAGTATGTTTTCCAGGTAAAAAAATATTAGGGATCTTTCAACCCCATTTGTTTAGTAGAACTAAATTTTTTGAAGAATCTTTTGCAAGAAGTTTAGAAAAACTTGATAAGTTAATTTTATTAGATATTTATCCATCTAGAGAGTTTTCTATAAATGGAATTAACTCTAATAGTTTATTCAAAAAAATAAAAATGAGTTATAAAAATAAAGAAAGATCAACCATATACAAAGTTTTAGGTAAAATTGAAAAAAAACATTTTGATATTCTTCTTACAATTGGAGCTGGTGATATAGATACTTTAATCATTCCTATAAAAAAATGGTTGTATAAACAATATGGATAA
- a CDS encoding cell division protein FtsQ/DivIB: MILLFYFSQKTHNNRILKNFNIIIDSLYKDHFVNENIVKNILFYKTEKIDKKIGQLCILKMEKKLNNYPFIKKSEVFLSVDGTLNIKIWEKKPILRIKNGDKESYLTKDAENLELSSFYSSKVILAKGYFSKTEKKELANLIQFINSDELLKNQIISIKKNNRNSFVLIPKIGNHHIILGNIKDFKNKLNKLKAFYKQYLNKIDINQYQTIDLQYKNQVVAKKR; this comes from the coding sequence ATGATATTGCTTTTTTATTTTTCTCAAAAAACACATAATAACAGAATTTTAAAAAATTTTAATATTATTATCGATTCTTTATATAAGGATCATTTTGTGAATGAAAATATTGTTAAAAATATTCTATTTTATAAAACAGAAAAAATTGATAAAAAAATAGGGCAATTATGTATATTAAAAATGGAAAAAAAATTAAATAATTATCCTTTTATTAAAAAATCTGAAGTTTTTTTAAGTGTAGATGGAACCCTTAATATTAAGATTTGGGAAAAAAAACCCATATTAAGAATAAAAAATGGAGATAAAGAATCTTATCTTACTAAAGATGCTGAAAATTTAGAACTTTCTTCTTTTTATTCATCAAAAGTTATTTTAGCAAAAGGATATTTTTCTAAAACAGAAAAAAAAGAACTAGCAAATTTAATACAATTTATAAACTCCGATGAGTTATTGAAAAATCAAATCATTAGTATAAAAAAAAATAATCGAAATTCATTTGTTTTAATTCCAAAAATCGGAAATCATCATATTATATTGGGAAATATCAAGGATTTTAAAAATAAATTAAATAAATTAAAAGCATTTTATAAACAGTACCTAAATAAAATAGATATTAATCAATATCAAACTATTGATTTACAATATAAAAATCAAGTAGTAGCAAAAAAAAGATAA
- the ftsA gene encoding cell division protein FtsA — MEYQDIAIGLDVGTTKIVAMVGRRNEYNKIEILGIGRSKSIGVHIGVVNNITQTIEAIREAVSEAEHSSGLKIKEVIVGIAGQHIRSLQHNDYINRLDFENVINQKDIQKLIDQVHKLVMLPGEEIIHVLPQEYKVDSQSEIGEPIGMYGSRLEANFHVVVGQISSIRNIGRCVKAAGLNLSGMTLEPLASAEAVLSTEEREAGVALVDIGGGTTDIAIFKDNIIRHTSVIPFGGNVITENIKTDCLIIERQAELLKIKFGSAWPGENKETEIVCIPGLRGRAPKEISLKDLSQIIHGRVCEILEQVNVEIKNYGNEEQKKRLIAGLVMTGGGSQLKHIRPLTEYITGMDVRIGYSNEHIAGMENGIISNPEYATSIGLVIKGLSDKKKHFCTTVDMGHKHDENHTSEFISTKFYNQNRRSNYDESSDHSFKKKKNKKKSKSFLEIWADKFRQILNDTE; from the coding sequence ATGGAATATCAAGATATAGCTATAGGGCTTGACGTGGGGACGACGAAGATTGTAGCTATGGTAGGAAGGAGAAATGAATACAATAAGATAGAGATCTTAGGGATAGGTAGATCTAAAAGTATAGGCGTTCATATAGGAGTTGTAAACAATATAACTCAAACCATTGAAGCGATTCGTGAAGCAGTATCGGAAGCAGAACATAGTTCTGGTTTAAAAATAAAAGAAGTTATTGTTGGAATAGCAGGGCAACACATTAGAAGTCTTCAACATAATGATTATATTAATAGACTAGATTTTGAAAATGTTATCAATCAAAAAGATATACAAAAATTAATAGATCAAGTTCATAAACTGGTAATGTTACCAGGAGAAGAAATCATTCATGTTCTTCCACAAGAATATAAAGTAGATAGTCAATCAGAAATAGGAGAACCCATCGGGATGTATGGAAGTCGTTTAGAAGCAAATTTTCATGTAGTAGTAGGACAAATTTCTTCTATTCGTAATATTGGAAGATGTGTAAAGGCTGCAGGATTGAATTTGTCTGGAATGACTTTAGAACCTTTAGCTTCTGCAGAAGCTGTATTAAGTACAGAAGAAAGAGAAGCTGGGGTCGCTTTAGTGGATATAGGAGGAGGCACTACGGATATTGCTATATTTAAAGATAATATTATTCGTCATACCTCTGTTATCCCTTTTGGAGGAAATGTGATTACTGAAAATATTAAAACAGATTGTTTAATCATAGAACGTCAAGCAGAATTACTAAAGATAAAATTTGGATCTGCATGGCCTGGAGAAAATAAAGAAACAGAAATTGTTTGCATACCTGGGTTAAGAGGTAGAGCCCCTAAAGAAATTTCTTTAAAAGATCTTTCCCAAATTATTCATGGACGAGTATGTGAAATTTTGGAACAAGTCAATGTAGAAATAAAAAATTATGGAAATGAAGAACAAAAGAAAAGACTTATAGCAGGATTAGTTATGACAGGAGGGGGGTCTCAACTAAAACATATTCGTCCTTTAACAGAATACATTACTGGGATGGATGTACGGATAGGGTATTCTAATGAACACATTGCAGGAATGGAAAACGGTATTATAAGTAATCCAGAGTATGCTACCTCTATAGGTTTAGTTATCAAAGGGTTAAGTGATAAAAAAAAACATTTTTGTACTACAGTAGATATGGGACATAAACATGATGAAAATCATACTTCTGAGTTTATTTCTACTAAATTTTATAATCAAAATCGTAGATCAAATTATGATGAAAGCTCGGATCATTCTTTCAAAAAGAAAAAAAATAAAAAAAAATCAAAATCTTTTCTTGAGATTTGGGCAGATAAGTTCCGTCAAATATTGAATGATACAGAATAA
- the ftsZ gene encoding cell division protein FtsZ has translation MKKEDFIQKKENIQFEITKNRSAAIKVIGVGGGGSNALSHMFEQGITGVDFIACNTDAQALNNNPVPVKIQLGASITEGLGAGADPEVGEKAALESLEEIKSILDSNTKMTFITAGMGGGTGTGAAPIIAGISKKEKGILTVGIVTIPFHFEGKMRLQQAQKGIEALRKNVDSLIVINNDKLRELYGNLGFKAGFAKADEVLTTAAKGIAEVITHHYKQNIDLRDTRTVLKESGTAIMGSAISVGENRAKEAVVQALDSPLLNDNKITGAKNVLLLIVSGRIEITIDEIGVISDYIQAEAGNNANIIMGIGEDESLEESISVTIVATGFPTEVQRSINQEEKKIFHRLEEPYAQKLNKTEEIHSYSKRIDDPYSSTEKTYSIHSEKYSYNNKKNKENLSLNQKNIFNQAINSNSNFFIEKKKKKKYMLEDNFDLPISYKNNEKIFKKRTHKKENNQK, from the coding sequence ATGAAAAAAGAAGATTTCATACAAAAAAAAGAGAATATTCAGTTTGAAATTACTAAAAATCGTTCAGCTGCAATCAAAGTAATTGGAGTAGGTGGGGGAGGAAGTAATGCTTTAAGTCATATGTTTGAACAAGGAATTACTGGAGTTGATTTTATAGCATGTAATACAGATGCACAAGCGTTAAATAACAATCCAGTTCCTGTTAAAATTCAATTAGGAGCTTCTATCACAGAAGGATTAGGTGCTGGAGCAGATCCAGAAGTAGGAGAAAAGGCAGCGTTAGAAAGTCTAGAAGAAATAAAAAGTATTTTAGATTCTAATACTAAAATGACCTTTATTACAGCAGGAATGGGTGGAGGAACAGGGACAGGAGCTGCTCCGATTATTGCAGGAATTTCTAAAAAAGAAAAAGGAATCCTAACTGTAGGAATCGTTACTATTCCATTTCACTTTGAAGGAAAAATGAGATTACAACAGGCTCAAAAAGGAATCGAAGCATTAAGAAAAAATGTAGATTCTCTTATTGTTATTAATAATGATAAATTGAGAGAACTATATGGAAATCTAGGATTTAAAGCAGGATTTGCTAAAGCAGATGAAGTTTTAACCACTGCAGCTAAGGGTATTGCAGAAGTTATTACTCACCATTATAAACAAAATATAGATTTAAGAGATACTAGGACCGTCCTTAAAGAAAGTGGGACGGCTATTATGGGGTCAGCTATTTCTGTAGGAGAAAATAGAGCGAAAGAAGCGGTTGTACAAGCCTTAGACTCTCCATTATTAAATGATAATAAGATTACAGGTGCCAAAAATGTTCTTTTACTTATTGTTTCAGGAAGAATAGAAATTACTATAGATGAAATAGGGGTTATTAGTGATTATATACAAGCCGAAGCAGGAAACAATGCCAATATTATTATGGGAATAGGAGAAGACGAAAGTTTAGAAGAAAGTATTTCAGTAACTATAGTAGCTACAGGATTCCCTACAGAAGTACAACGATCTATTAATCAAGAAGAAAAAAAAATATTCCATAGGTTGGAAGAACCTTATGCACAAAAATTAAACAAAACAGAAGAAATTCATTCTTATTCTAAGAGAATAGATGATCCTTATTCTTCTACTGAAAAAACTTATTCAATACATTCAGAAAAATATTCTTATAATAATAAGAAGAACAAGGAAAATTTATCATTAAATCAAAAAAACATTTTTAATCAGGCTATTAATTCAAATTCTAATTTTTTTATAGAAAAAAAAAAGAAGAAAAAATATATGTTGGAAGATAATTTTGATCTTCCCATTTCATATAAAAATAATGAAAAAATATTCAAGAAACGTACTCATAAGAAAGAAAATAATCAAAAATAA